ttgtatacagtcatggctgtaagtgttggcacccctgacatttttacagaaaattaagtattactcccataaaattattgcaattacatattACATATGTTTCGTTGTATACATGTCTATTttgtttgtgtgtattggaacaatacaaaaaaaaaaaaacggggaaaaaaagctaaaaattatataatttcacacaaaactcccaaAATGGCCCgggcaaaattactggcacctctACTTAATATTTCATTTCACACCCcttggaaaaacaaacaaaccctgaaATCAAttacttcctataaccatcaacaaacttcttacacctctcaactcttaatttgcaaactgctccagctcTCCAATTTCAATGTGCCTCTTCCCAACAGGTAaacatccactttgcaaggatatataatagagatgagcgagtagtattcgatcgagcaggtattcgatcgaatagtcgaatattgaggtctactcgaatcgaatttcgaattttcaaatatttcactactcgctcatctctactgtatatgttttttttttttaatacctacgttgtcctagttcctgtcccacatcctctgcatagttattggtgtaaaaaaaaagcgccagggaaggtgggaggggaattgaatttttactccgtttaccgcgtggtattcaacagagtacgagtattttgaataccgtagtatttgattgaatacctacttgatcgaatactactcgctcatctcgaaTATATGACACTCCCTATCTTATGCTagcttcacactagtgtttgcatTCTTCGGGTTTGCATGGGAACTCGAAAAACGTAAACTCTTGTGGTTACCTGCAAACTTCATAGACTGTGATGGGGTCCACTTGATTTCCGCCTGGagatttctctccacattttccaagcggaatgggggacggaacgcagatgtgaacatagccttatagggctttaaagattttttttaacctgTAGACCGTAAAAGAAGTGTTTTAATGTAAGGGTGTAGCATTTGACTCCAGGCTACACAGTTTGTGCAACTGTGGAGACAGAAAAGTCTGCACAGGAGCTGCACACAACtggagaatattttttttatattttaatattattttgatGCAATGGAACAGTAAAATCTACTAGCCTGCTATGTATGTTCAGCATAAATGTACAGTGAAAAATCACTGTAGAGTTCTTTCTAAAGCTTGAATGGGTTTGTTAGATCTTAAACCTGACACTAAAGACTGCTGTGAAGCAGCTTTTTCTGGGTTTGTGACAAAACACACAGTAAAAATAACCCTTTGAATTAGTTTGGAGCTTTGTGAATAGTTTTCTTGTACTAGAGAGAACACGGAGGATGTCAATGAGGTAATTGGAAACTACATGTACAGGAACGTTGTAACCTGCATCTTACTGTGTTTTCTGTCTTTAGGACGAGAGCAGTTCCATGGCCTGGGCTCTATGTACTGCAGATCTGCTTCTGCTATCATCTTTACATATGACGTCTGTAACCTGCAGAGTCTTCAAGAGCTTGAGGACAGATTCCTGAGCCTCACAGACACAGCCAGTGATGACTGCATCTTTGCTGTAGTGGGCAACAAAGTCGACCTCACTGACGAACATGAAGCAGAAAGAGAACTTGACAGAGAAAAGCTACGTAGAGGCAGCGCTTCTAAACTTCGCAAGCAGGTTGACATGGAAGATGCCATTGCTCTGTACAAAAGGATCCTTAAGTATAAATTGGTAGATGAAAACCATGCTCCAGCCGCAGACAAGATGTGCTTTGAAACCAGCGCAAAAACTGGATACAATGTTGATCTCCTGTTTGAAACTGTCTTCAATATGGTTATACCATTGATTGTAAAGAAAAAAGCCAATGGACCAGACGATACAGTCAATCTTGCACAGAGCCATCCTGAGAAAAAAACTAAAAGTGGCTGTTGCTAACAAGTGGATTTCTTGATGGTTGTGTCTAACTGGTGGAAATATGCAGCTATTTTATGGATTATACCAGCCATTCCTTATGGTCACGTGTTAGACACATATACTGCATCATGAAAACAAGCAGAATTTTGCACAAAAAGAGCAAACACCAAATCGTAGTATATTAACAGTGACGCTATACGCGTGGGTTCCTTAAGGAAGTCATTTGTAGCATTGAGTACAAAAGATGATTCTGTGGATCTTTAAGTGTTTGACTTTTTAGTAAATTTATTTATAAAATTCTGCTACTTTTCCACGGCCTAAGAAGTTTCATATGGGAATATTTCCTTATATATGAGAACTGTTTCATATTTGTGTTTCAAAATTAACATCAGTTATTGCTGTTCAGCAAAATACTTTTGGAAATGAATTGTGTCCGCAGGAAAGTCATGTTCATTGTGATTGTTCAGAAACCATAAATGTATAATGACTTTGTGTATGCAACGAATGTATATGATgaagtgggggtggggtggggaagTAATTTATGAGCATCATTGCTGATGTGATTTGTCACTAACCTGTATCATTGACTGACCGAATATTAAATGTAAACTTTTTCTTAACGTTGTTTCTTACATTGTGTCTTGTGGATGCTATAACCCAAGCCTGGCTCAAAATATAGATCAAAATAGGACTAGTCTACCGAAACCTCTACTGAAATAGAATCTGCATCTGCCTATATAATAATTACATTTGCGACTGGgttgctataaaaaaaaaggaaaaaaaaaatatagtgcgAAACTGTGCCTAATACTGCGCAATTTTGTCCAACAAAAAACGAACAACATGAAGGAAATTCAACGGATCCCCTTATATTCAGTGGGGTCCAC
This sequence is a window from Leptodactylus fuscus isolate aLepFus1 chromosome 2, aLepFus1.hap2, whole genome shotgun sequence. Protein-coding genes within it:
- the RAB20 gene encoding ras-related protein Rab-20; translated protein: MMKKPDVKVVLLGDMNVGKTSLLHRYMERRFQETVSTVGGAFYLKQLGPYNISIWDTAGREQFHGLGSMYCRSASAIIFTYDVCNLQSLQELEDRFLSLTDTASDDCIFAVVGNKVDLTDEHEAERELDREKLRRGSASKLRKQVDMEDAIALYKRILKYKLVDENHAPAADKMCFETSAKTGYNVDLLFETVFNMVIPLIVKKKANGPDDTVNLAQSHPEKKTKSGCC